The Xiphophorus maculatus strain JP 163 A chromosome 5, X_maculatus-5.0-male, whole genome shotgun sequence nucleotide sequence TTCTTATTGGACCATGCAGCGGATGTGAACAACTGATGAAGGCATTGACTCGCCAGCTGTTTGAGATGGAGAAGGTGATTCTGCAGTGTATGAAGGGGACAACGCTGCTTGTCCCAGAGCCCCTTCATTTTCTCCTTCCAGAGCCAAATGGACTGGTGACGGTGGTATTGCCAAGCGGAGTACCGGATAAAGAACTGGAAGCACAGCGGCGGGTAATCACAttgatttttgctcttttttttatttgttttgtttgtttttttaattatgtaccTTAAGATGTTTCAGTTAGAATCTTCACTGCCCTAAAAGCTAAAGTCTGATTGAATAGCAAATTATAACAATTGTTTCTCATTGTTTTTGCACAAAGCAGGAGTTGCATGGACAGTTTGAACTGCCAGATAACAGGCCTTTCTTCAGAAGAGCAAACACTTACCACTTCCCCAATGAGCCCTACAAAGATGGTTATCTCAGAAACCCTCACACAGTTCTCACACACCCCACCCTTGATAACGGGAAGGTAAATTTACAGCGTCTataatatttacttatttattttttcttgtaacttttacaattttgacactgtaataaatgaaaactcAAACGaaggttaaatattttgtgctttGTCTTATCTTAAGGTATACCTGGTCCAGGGAATTTACAGCTACCACCACTATATGCAGGACCACATGGATGACAATGGCTGGGGCTGTGCCTATCGCTCCCTGCAGACCATCTGCTCCTGGTTCCAGCAGCAGGGTTATGTGGAGCGCGGCGTGCCCAGCCACAAAGAGATCCAGCAGGTAAAGCCCATTCATAGACGTGATTCCAGTTTAAGCAAAATATCATCATATATGCAATATTTCTATGAAGGGCTTTTTTTCCCAAGTGCATCATGTCAGAaggtgaaaaatatttcagaaaaagtgtaaaagaaaacaatgcatGCCCTAGGTGACCGAAAATATCGTAAAGTGGTGTTACAAGTGGAACGccaaagtttcagaaaaaacattttttaaatgtaggaCTCGAGGGCCTGGGGCGCCTGAAACTTTTAGGACGCCGGCCCTCAAGAGCTGGAGTTGAAGATCCCTGGTCCAAAGCTTGGATGTGACATACAGCAGCCTGAAGCTCTATCAAACCACCACCATACTTTATCTGGGGTCCTTGTTTTACAGGCTTTGGTGGAAGTTGGAGACAAGCAGGCATCCTTCGTGGGGTCCCGTCAGTGGATTGGATCCATTGAGGTTCAGGCTGTTTTAAACCATCTGCTTGGAGTCACGTCCAAAATCATGTTTGTGAGGTGAGGTGGCATTCCTTGACAACCCCCaaggaatttattttgttgatgaaTTTGACATAACTTTGTCATCTGTAGTCAAGGTTCTGAGTTGGCATCCAAGGGAAGAGAACTGGCTAATCACTTTATGACTGAAGGGACTCCTGTCATGATTGGTGAGCTGATATTCCAGCCTAAGATTAGCATGAACCTGTAAATACTGTTTCTTTTCAGACATCCTGAAATATATGacaattattattgttttttttcctgttgaaaAAAGACACAATATTAAAGACATAATATGCTGTTAAAACTAGTTAGAAAACATAGCTAGTTAGAATTTACTAATggtatctttttttgttgttgttttaaaggtGGGGGAGTTTTGGCTCACACTATCTTGGGCATAGCTTGGAGTGAGACCACTGGTGAAATCCGCTATCTTATCCTAGATCCACATTACACTGGAGCAGAGGACCTTCCCGTTATCACAGAGAAGGTAGCAGCTACAGAAAGCCACCATTTCAGATATATCTGTGAACTGAATAACATTTCATATGCAAGTCGTGATCTTAACGTGAATGTTGACTTCCACAGGGCTGGTGTGGCTGGAAAGGACCAGACTTTTGGGATCAAACTGCATATTACAACCTCTGTTTGCCCCAGAGGCCGAGAGTGATTTGAGCAAATGGACAAATCAAATTTGAGATGTAACAGTATGgactgtttatttaaataattttggctGAGCTGGTAATCGCATAGCCAGaaagaaa carries:
- the ufsp2 gene encoding ufm1-specific protease 2 — its product is MVLADSESAVILRLRGPLDLKCLLDSIDVVPMQKTISRTFEALRLQVKSESCVLAVCNSPVLIWPNKSVFEEITPDAPCEDIFQFIQTDDQETSGKRSTKKKNKKGVSASVINLSLMMEATKPGPVSAPILTRTAHKSHLLCATLPMDCAIWSSCSDTIKDGCEQLMKALTRQLFEMEKVILQCMKGTTLLVPEPLHFLLPEPNGLVTVVLPSGVPDKELEAQRRELHGQFELPDNRPFFRRANTYHFPNEPYKDGYLRNPHTVLTHPTLDNGKVYLVQGIYSYHHYMQDHMDDNGWGCAYRSLQTICSWFQQQGYVERGVPSHKEIQQALVEVGDKQASFVGSRQWIGSIEVQAVLNHLLGVTSKIMFVSQGSELASKGRELANHFMTEGTPVMIGGGVLAHTILGIAWSETTGEIRYLILDPHYTGAEDLPVITEKGWCGWKGPDFWDQTAYYNLCLPQRPRVI